In Alteromonas naphthalenivorans, one DNA window encodes the following:
- a CDS encoding ATP-binding protein codes for MLSSIRTQLILVLIALVALLLVQGYIARENQSVLSSGMAASSRAVVDVGIVKELERDVIDLQRNVLIYKENASQSAVTRFERLMLSINKRLDELADPVTQSGEIDDTYVLSRMHKHLSAYQENFRQVIDARSRKDDLIIDGSLSDLLAIKRLFDTANEDFALPQSTIDKLNFHIAKAENAILRYLMKPDMALITQFNEAITAIKAVTMNNHTLHSQVNELLEKAEADLFKLTQITQGNLFLVNVVMAGSANEFLYLSGELANQVTSKTESITHNTYLVAQETQRNGEIFSLVAILLAVIAAIFTAYRILGPIRTITHVFNRLSEGQNISSIPGNSRNDEIGNLARAAHVFSDKNKQTEILLSEARGLNGRLESLNSELTESKIKAERATASKSIFLANMSHEIRTPMNGIIGLIELAQQHPVPDIVSGYLDKAAYSSQILMSVINDILDFSKIEAGKLKIEEVSFSLHSLFDNLIAVIALKAKEKNLVVRFIVSPSIPPQVIGDPLRIAQIIMNIGSNAVKFTEQGQICIRFDGSINDKGNLLSLTMNIEDSGIGMSERQLARIFNPFTQADDATNRKYGGTGLGLTIVKQLTDLMGGSLSATSVEGKGSTFTISLPLRVFKNQPGIFDLTPQLPTSSVYLTSSPLLPDIYQSIVQISQANIMDIYAAQSLDSLPKHLIVDIPSFGVFKDNIRWLHELAEQGTHVGLIMDTVGSALQDKYNSLWKGPLIMHPFTPAQFEHFMSMVVSNETRKTMTKKADIIEDISLEGHVLLVEDNNINQIVTGEMLKTLGITFDIAEDGNQAVRKIENAPHYDLVLMDVQMPVMDGYEATKALRKAGFTTLPIIGLSANAMKEDKQSAIDVGMNDYLTKPIKRKALVDMLKRYMNH; via the coding sequence ATGCTGTCATCGATTCGAACGCAACTTATTCTCGTATTAATTGCTTTAGTCGCCCTGCTCTTAGTACAAGGGTATATTGCTAGAGAAAACCAATCTGTATTAAGCAGCGGCATGGCGGCATCGAGTCGTGCTGTGGTTGATGTGGGAATAGTAAAAGAACTCGAAAGAGATGTTATCGACCTACAGCGGAATGTGCTCATCTACAAAGAAAATGCGAGCCAATCTGCGGTAACACGTTTTGAAAGGTTGATGCTCTCTATCAATAAAAGGCTAGATGAGCTTGCCGATCCTGTTACCCAAAGTGGTGAGATTGACGATACCTATGTGCTGTCTCGTATGCATAAGCACCTTAGTGCCTACCAAGAAAATTTTCGCCAAGTTATTGATGCACGCTCTAGAAAAGACGACTTAATCATTGATGGATCATTGTCAGATTTACTGGCGATTAAGCGGCTATTTGATACTGCCAATGAAGACTTCGCGCTTCCTCAAAGTACCATTGATAAACTTAACTTCCACATTGCTAAAGCGGAAAATGCAATCCTTCGCTATTTGATGAAGCCTGATATGGCGTTAATCACGCAATTCAATGAAGCAATTACTGCCATTAAAGCGGTTACCATGAACAATCATACACTTCATAGCCAAGTGAATGAGTTACTTGAAAAGGCCGAAGCTGACTTATTTAAGCTAACACAAATTACCCAAGGGAATTTGTTTTTGGTTAATGTGGTTATGGCCGGTTCAGCGAATGAGTTTTTATATTTAAGCGGCGAACTTGCTAATCAAGTAACTTCGAAAACCGAATCTATTACTCACAACACCTATTTGGTAGCGCAAGAAACACAACGTAATGGTGAGATATTTTCACTGGTCGCCATTCTACTTGCGGTCATCGCCGCCATATTTACCGCCTATCGTATTTTAGGCCCTATTCGCACCATAACCCACGTATTCAATCGATTATCTGAAGGCCAAAACATTTCGAGTATTCCAGGCAACAGCCGCAACGATGAAATTGGAAACCTTGCTCGAGCCGCCCATGTATTTAGTGATAAAAACAAGCAAACAGAAATCTTATTATCAGAAGCCCGTGGTCTGAATGGCAGATTGGAATCTTTAAACTCAGAACTGACTGAAAGTAAAATAAAAGCCGAGCGAGCGACAGCCTCGAAGAGTATTTTCTTAGCCAATATGAGCCATGAAATTCGTACGCCCATGAATGGTATTATTGGCTTGATAGAACTCGCTCAGCAACACCCAGTGCCTGATATTGTCAGCGGTTATCTTGATAAAGCGGCCTATTCAAGCCAGATTTTAATGAGTGTTATCAATGATATTTTAGACTTCTCAAAAATTGAAGCCGGCAAACTTAAAATTGAAGAAGTCAGTTTTTCCCTTCATTCTTTATTCGACAATCTCATTGCTGTTATTGCGCTTAAAGCCAAAGAGAAAAACTTAGTTGTTCGCTTTATCGTGTCACCATCCATACCGCCTCAAGTTATTGGCGATCCGCTACGTATTGCGCAAATCATCATGAATATTGGAAGCAATGCGGTGAAGTTTACCGAGCAAGGGCAAATTTGCATTCGGTTTGATGGCAGCATTAACGATAAAGGTAATTTGCTCTCCCTAACAATGAATATTGAAGATTCGGGTATTGGAATGAGTGAGCGGCAACTTGCTCGTATTTTTAACCCCTTTACTCAAGCGGATGACGCGACCAACCGCAAGTACGGTGGAACCGGTCTGGGTTTAACCATTGTAAAACAACTCACCGACTTGATGGGTGGCTCACTATCAGCTACTTCAGTAGAAGGAAAAGGCAGTACCTTTACAATATCCTTGCCCCTTCGTGTATTTAAGAATCAGCCTGGTATTTTTGACCTTACGCCTCAGTTGCCCACATCCAGTGTGTACTTAACCTCTTCGCCTCTGCTACCAGATATCTACCAGTCGATAGTACAAATTAGCCAAGCCAATATCATGGACATTTACGCCGCCCAATCCCTCGATTCTCTGCCTAAACACCTTATTGTTGATATTCCCAGCTTTGGTGTATTTAAAGACAATATCCGCTGGTTACACGAACTGGCAGAGCAAGGAACCCATGTTGGTTTGATCATGGATACCGTAGGGAGTGCGCTGCAAGATAAGTACAACAGCCTGTGGAAAGGCCCTCTTATTATGCACCCCTTTACGCCTGCACAATTTGAACATTTCATGTCTATGGTAGTCAGTAATGAAACACGAAAAACCATGACTAAAAAGGCGGATATCATTGAAGATATTAGCTTAGAAGGGCATGTATTATTGGTTGAAGATAACAACATAAATCAGATTGTTACCGGTGAAATGCTCAAAACCTTAGGGATTACGTTTGATATCGCGGAAGATGGTAATCAGGCAGTGCGCAAAATAGAAAACGCCCCTCATTATGATTTAGTATTAATGGATGTACAAATGCCCGTAATGGATGGTTATGAGGCAACAAAAGCCTTAAGAAAAGCGGGCTTTACTACCCTTCCCATTATCGGGCTCTCGGCTAATGCTATGAAAGAAGACAAACAGAGCGCTATCGATGTAGGCATGAACGACTATCTCACTAAGCCAATTAAACGCAAAGCCTTGGTGGATATGTTAAAGCGTTACATGAACCATTAA